The following coding sequences are from one Seonamhaeicola sp. ML3 window:
- a CDS encoding reprolysin-like metallopeptidase, with translation MKAKLRYVFSIAMFLTAFSAISQNTPWQKLNALDESEIFSKLDINEEEVSFFQFNNTEFHESLRGVNTRFSKQKKEAVVVSLPGVSNRSERFEIFYAPVFAPELAEKYPEIKSYIGFGLDTPGARLRMSVSPHGIQTMISYVDKPNVFMQPIERGSNTYVIYNKKSHRGLSKKLFCETHNEFHEAHNNKGVTSKINEGGANDQTLQKFRIAISVTGEYTAYHGGTVADALAAINATLTRVNEIFETDMAVTFQLIANNDLVVYTNAGTDPYSPAGTGVNGAWSGEVQSTLTSVIGEANYDIGHLFGASGGGGNAGCIGCVCTDNSKGSAFTSPSNGVPEGDLFDLDFVSHEIGHQMGANHTWAFESEGTGVNVEPGSGSTIMGYAGIEGANNVELNGDDYFHYYSVKQILENLSGKSCQTTEVIANNPPLADAGSNFNIPKGTPYVLKGAASDADSGDNLTYCWEQIDSGVTNYLNFGPSLPSGPMNRSLPPTNSPNRYIPRLRSVLAGNIEQINPTLGSDWETVSSVARSLNWALTVRDRSPNNAAGGQSSFDTMQIIVEDVMPFTIENPVSWAQGSSQTISWEVGETTNATINCQNVNILLSTDGGSTFSTVIASNVPNNGSFGYTVPAIPDTDQARLLVEAADNIFYDVSDFDFSISSDADFFMVNETLNPIGCGDNVVTLSFDYVTANGFSEEVTFSASGHPVGSVVTFSPASTSVSGPITLSISNLQNVPQGNYNFDIVGNASTITKNKNIELPFFNSVCQSIGNTDFNTSTTLVQFNTISQSSGKPSGYSDYTDVQTDVNRNIAYDLSVNVNTDGNFITNTKVWIDWNQNCSFDDPGEEYNLGDASNVPNGPTGNSPLSIQVPFDAAIGNTIMRVSTKFKDDGIVTSCENGFDGEVEDYTINVLPDSAFDTSITLVQINTIDNATTKTQGYNDFTNISTDLNRVSSYNLNVNVSTDGNFTTATMVWIDWNQNGVFTDSGEEYDMGEATNVTDQPTANSPLAVVVPVEALLGNTVMRVATGFTGGSELLPNTNPVDGEVEDYTLNIVPTANIEEFGFENLVVFPNPNNGAFTVKLNGSINRTVILEVFDISGAFLFKSEYVDVGDFRENIELLSVASGVYILNVSDGLRKITRKLVVR, from the coding sequence ATGAAAGCAAAGCTACGTTATGTTTTTTCAATAGCAATGTTTTTAACAGCATTTTCAGCTATTTCTCAAAACACGCCTTGGCAAAAACTAAATGCTTTAGATGAGTCTGAAATCTTCTCTAAATTAGACATAAACGAAGAAGAAGTATCTTTTTTTCAATTTAATAATACAGAATTCCATGAGAGTTTACGAGGTGTAAACACAAGGTTTTCTAAACAAAAAAAAGAAGCTGTTGTCGTTTCGCTTCCGGGGGTTTCAAATCGCTCAGAACGTTTTGAGATTTTTTATGCACCAGTTTTTGCACCAGAGTTAGCCGAAAAATACCCGGAGATTAAGTCCTATATAGGATTTGGTTTAGATACTCCCGGAGCTAGGTTGAGAATGAGTGTCTCCCCCCATGGGATACAAACCATGATATCCTATGTAGATAAGCCCAATGTATTTATGCAACCTATAGAAAGGGGCTCTAACACTTATGTAATCTATAACAAAAAAAGCCATAGAGGTTTGTCTAAGAAGCTATTTTGTGAAACTCACAACGAATTTCATGAAGCCCATAACAACAAAGGGGTGACATCTAAAATTAATGAAGGTGGGGCTAATGACCAAACCCTTCAAAAGTTTAGAATAGCCATATCGGTAACAGGAGAATATACAGCATATCACGGGGGAACAGTTGCAGATGCCCTAGCAGCAATCAATGCGACTCTAACCCGAGTAAATGAAATATTTGAAACGGATATGGCCGTTACATTTCAGCTAATTGCAAATAACGATTTGGTAGTTTATACCAATGCAGGTACTGATCCGTATTCACCGGCTGGCACTGGTGTAAATGGCGCTTGGTCTGGTGAAGTGCAATCTACTTTAACAAGTGTGATCGGAGAAGCCAATTACGATATAGGGCATCTTTTTGGAGCTTCGGGAGGTGGAGGTAATGCAGGGTGTATTGGTTGTGTTTGTACAGACAATTCTAAAGGTAGTGCTTTTACTTCACCATCGAATGGTGTGCCAGAGGGCGATTTATTTGATTTGGATTTCGTGTCTCACGAAATTGGTCACCAAATGGGAGCAAACCATACTTGGGCTTTCGAAAGTGAAGGTACAGGAGTGAACGTAGAACCCGGCAGTGGTTCCACAATAATGGGATATGCAGGTATTGAAGGTGCCAATAATGTAGAGCTTAATGGTGATGATTATTTTCATTACTACAGTGTAAAACAGATTTTAGAAAACCTATCAGGAAAGAGTTGCCAGACAACCGAGGTTATTGCAAATAATCCACCACTTGCCGATGCAGGGAGTAATTTCAACATCCCTAAAGGAACACCTTATGTTTTAAAAGGCGCTGCCTCTGATGCCGATAGTGGTGATAACCTCACCTATTGTTGGGAACAGATAGATAGCGGTGTTACCAATTATTTAAACTTTGGGCCATCTTTACCATCAGGACCCATGAATAGGTCTTTGCCACCCACTAATTCACCTAATCGCTATATTCCAAGGCTGCGTAGTGTATTGGCGGGTAATATTGAACAAATAAACCCAACATTGGGTAGTGATTGGGAAACTGTGTCTAGCGTAGCCAGATCTTTAAATTGGGCATTAACTGTTAGAGATCGCTCACCCAACAACGCTGCAGGCGGTCAATCTAGTTTCGATACCATGCAAATTATAGTTGAAGATGTAATGCCGTTTACTATAGAAAATCCAGTATCTTGGGCTCAAGGTAGTTCTCAAACTATCAGTTGGGAGGTTGGGGAGACAACTAACGCCACAATAAATTGCCAGAATGTGAATATCCTGCTATCGACTGATGGCGGCTCTACGTTTTCAACGGTGATAGCATCTAATGTTCCCAATAACGGGTCGTTTGGTTATACCGTACCTGCTATTCCCGATACAGATCAGGCTAGATTATTGGTTGAAGCTGCAGATAACATCTTTTATGATGTATCCGATTTCGATTTTTCCATTTCTTCAGATGCTGATTTCTTTATGGTTAATGAAACTTTAAATCCAATAGGTTGTGGAGATAATGTAGTAACTCTTAGTTTCGATTATGTTACTGCAAATGGCTTTTCAGAAGAAGTTACCTTCAGCGCAAGTGGTCATCCTGTAGGAAGTGTGGTGACATTTTCGCCAGCTAGTACAAGCGTTTCGGGTCCGATTACACTAAGTATTTCTAATTTACAAAATGTCCCACAGGGCAATTATAATTTTGATATCGTTGGAAATGCATCAACAATAACAAAAAATAAAAATATAGAATTACCATTTTTTAATAGTGTTTGTCAATCGATAGGAAATACTGACTTTAACACAAGTACCACTTTAGTACAATTTAACACGATAAGCCAATCCTCAGGAAAGCCATCAGGCTATAGTGATTATACAGATGTACAGACCGATGTTAACCGTAATATAGCTTACGATTTATCGGTTAATGTAAATACAGATGGTAATTTTATAACCAATACCAAGGTTTGGATAGACTGGAACCAGAATTGTAGTTTCGATGACCCCGGCGAGGAATACAATTTGGGAGATGCTTCGAATGTTCCTAATGGGCCAACGGGTAATTCACCACTATCCATACAAGTACCTTTTGATGCGGCCATAGGGAATACCATAATGCGCGTGTCTACAAAGTTTAAAGACGATGGTATTGTAACCTCTTGTGAAAATGGTTTTGACGGCGAAGTAGAAGATTATACCATAAATGTTTTACCTGATTCGGCATTTGATACCTCAATCACTTTAGTACAAATCAACACTATAGATAATGCCACAACGAAAACTCAGGGTTATAATGATTTTACTAATATTTCGACCGATTTAAACAGAGTCAGCAGTTACAATTTAAATGTGAATGTTAGTACAGATGGAAATTTTACTACGGCTACCATGGTTTGGATCGATTGGAACCAAAATGGAGTATTTACAGATTCTGGTGAGGAGTACGATATGGGTGAAGCGACAAATGTTACCGATCAGCCCACTGCAAATTCGCCATTAGCTGTTGTTGTTCCAGTTGAAGCTCTATTAGGTAATACCGTTATGCGTGTAGCAACTGGGTTTACTGGAGGTTCGGAATTATTGCCGAATACAAATCCTGTTGATGGTGAAGTTGAAGATTACACGCTTAATATAGTGCCAACTGCTAATATTGAAGAGTTTGGTTTCGAAAATTTAGTAGTGTTTCCAAATCCTAATAATGGAGCATTTACTGTAAAATTAAATGGATCTATAAACCGAACGGTTATTTTAGAGGTATTTGATATATCAGGTGCCTTTCTCTTTAAAAGCGAGTATGTAGATGTGGGGGATTTTAGAGAAAATATAGAATTATTATCTGTTGCATCGGGCGTTTATATACTCAATGTAAGCGATGGATTGAGAAAAATTACCAGAAAACTAGTTGTTAGATAA
- a CDS encoding tetratricopeptide repeat protein: MDYFKKGDYEKALHEYKKLYAKNASNISYINQIIASYQQLEQYDNAEVFLLKLISKLKHYPAFLVELGFNYQLKNDMENANLYYNKALDHLTVNPSHVFTIGRSFQKHTLLNQAILAYEKAMALKPDYNFNIQLAQLYGEQGQIEKMFNGYLDFAETNPVAIPDVKRRINGFLGDSGEAENNMLFRKILLKKMQQEPHVLWNQMLSWLFIQQKDLKKAFIQEKAIFNRKPESLDRIKELALISVDEGKNDIAKDIYNYIINTAQDIDTKLEAHFQLIQIETSESTKDEYDSINEKYLALFEEFGSFAQTLELQIAYGHFLAFYMDRPQDATKLLEKSLDLPISQLQKAQVKLALGDILVLQEKFNQALIYYTQIQRNLKNSTVSQEARFRVAKTSYFKGDFKWAESQLKVLKASTSQLIANDALDLKLLISDNKYEDSLHTALKLYAKADFLSFQNKTNDAIMLLKRILTEHKTEPIIAQALFRLGILYKEKGEVSLAVLHLEKLIENYRDGILVDDGYYHLAQIYEKDLVQPEKAKALYEQIIFNHADSIYFVEARKRYRALRGDAIN, encoded by the coding sequence ATGGATTATTTTAAAAAAGGAGATTATGAAAAAGCGCTGCACGAGTATAAAAAATTATACGCTAAAAATGCTTCGAATATTAGTTATATCAATCAAATTATTGCCTCCTATCAACAATTAGAACAATACGATAACGCCGAGGTATTTCTCTTAAAACTAATTTCTAAATTAAAACATTATCCAGCTTTTCTTGTAGAATTAGGATTCAACTATCAACTTAAAAATGATATGGAGAATGCTAACCTTTATTACAACAAAGCACTAGACCACCTAACAGTTAATCCCAGTCATGTATTTACTATTGGCAGAAGTTTCCAAAAACATACGCTTTTAAACCAAGCTATTTTAGCTTACGAGAAAGCTATGGCACTTAAACCAGACTATAACTTTAATATCCAATTAGCGCAATTGTATGGCGAACAAGGGCAAATTGAAAAAATGTTTAATGGGTATCTTGATTTTGCCGAAACCAACCCAGTGGCAATACCAGATGTTAAAAGACGTATTAACGGTTTTTTAGGTGATAGCGGTGAAGCCGAAAATAATATGCTTTTCCGTAAAATCTTGTTAAAAAAGATGCAGCAGGAACCGCATGTTTTATGGAACCAAATGTTAAGCTGGTTATTTATTCAACAAAAGGACTTAAAAAAGGCATTTATCCAGGAAAAAGCCATCTTTAACAGAAAGCCCGAAAGTTTAGATAGAATAAAAGAACTCGCATTAATTTCTGTAGATGAAGGCAAAAATGATATCGCCAAAGACATCTACAACTATATTATCAATACAGCTCAAGATATTGACACAAAACTAGAAGCTCATTTTCAATTAATTCAAATTGAAACTTCAGAGAGTACCAAAGATGAGTATGACAGTATCAATGAAAAATACTTAGCGCTTTTTGAGGAGTTTGGAAGTTTTGCGCAAACATTGGAACTTCAAATTGCCTATGGTCATTTCTTGGCTTTTTATATGGATAGACCACAAGATGCTACCAAACTTCTTGAAAAATCTTTAGACCTACCTATTTCACAATTACAAAAGGCTCAAGTTAAATTAGCACTTGGCGATATTCTGGTTTTACAAGAAAAATTTAATCAAGCGCTAATCTATTACACCCAAATTCAACGTAACCTCAAAAACAGCACCGTATCGCAAGAAGCTCGATTTAGAGTTGCCAAAACCAGTTACTTTAAAGGTGATTTTAAATGGGCCGAATCCCAATTAAAAGTTCTAAAAGCATCTACATCACAATTAATCGCGAACGATGCCCTAGATTTAAAACTCCTAATTTCTGATAATAAATATGAGGACTCCCTACATACTGCCCTAAAGCTATACGCTAAGGCAGACTTTTTATCCTTTCAAAATAAAACCAATGACGCCATTATGCTTTTAAAAAGAATACTAACAGAGCATAAAACCGAACCAATTATTGCACAGGCCCTATTTAGGCTTGGGATATTGTATAAAGAAAAAGGAGAGGTGAGTTTGGCGGTATTACATCTTGAAAAACTTATTGAAAATTACAGGGATGGTATTCTGGTTGATGATGGTTATTACCACTTAGCCCAGATTTATGAAAAAGATTTAGTACAACCCGAAAAAGCCAAAGCCCTTTATGAGCAGATAATTTTTAATCATGCCGACAGCATTTATTTTGTTGAAGCCAGAAAACGGTATCGAGCTCTTAGGGGAGATGCTATAAACTAA
- a CDS encoding DUF4286 family protein, with the protein MIIYNVTANIDESIHEEWLVWIKEHIPQVLGTGKFDKATLTRVLVEEDMGGVTYSIQYRAFSREALDAYYREDAERLRADGLKRFADKMLAFRTELEMVDEYFVNINPN; encoded by the coding sequence ATGATAATATATAACGTAACCGCAAACATTGACGAATCTATACACGAAGAATGGTTGGTTTGGATCAAAGAGCATATCCCACAAGTATTGGGAACTGGCAAATTTGATAAAGCCACGCTTACCCGTGTTTTAGTTGAAGAAGATATGGGAGGTGTTACCTACTCTATTCAATACAGGGCTTTTTCTCGTGAAGCCTTAGACGCTTATTACAGAGAAGATGCTGAAAGATTAAGAGCCGATGGTTTAAAAAGATTCGCAGACAAAATGTTAGCATTCAGAACAGAGTTGGAAATGGTGGATGAGTATTTTGTAAATATTAATCCTAATTAA
- a CDS encoding HTTM domain-containing protein, giving the protein MINTWLFKHIDNSGLIVFRIFFGLLCFLESVGAIFTGWIKATLIDPKFTFSFIGFEWLQPLPGNGMYFYYAIMGLFGLLVMIGYKYRFSMFAFAVLWSGTYLMQKSSYNNHYYLLMLLSTIMIFLPANRYASLDAKQNPDLKRYSMPLWCKQIFVLQLLIVYTYASVAKLYPDWLDTSVIALMMKSKSHFVLVGDILQEKWLHYALAYGGILFDGLIIPLLLFKPTRKYALIVSIFFHLFNSFIFHIGIFPYLSLAFSLFFFEPKTIQRLFLKKKPFYDAEDIKVPKYKPLLLGVFGLYFIVQILLPLRHHIIEDNVLWTEEGHRLSWRMMLRTRYGKATFKIKDKETGVSKVIDLNNYLTKKQKHQVSSKPDFMWQFSKYLKNKFQEEGQDISVFITCKVSINGKPAQQFINPNVDIASLDWEPFKHGRWILPSKLD; this is encoded by the coding sequence GTGATTAATACATGGTTATTTAAACATATTGATAATTCTGGGCTTATAGTTTTCAGAATCTTCTTTGGTTTACTTTGCTTTTTAGAATCTGTAGGAGCCATTTTTACTGGTTGGATAAAAGCCACCTTAATTGACCCTAAATTCACGTTTTCATTTATTGGCTTTGAGTGGCTACAACCCCTACCCGGAAACGGTATGTATTTTTATTATGCGATTATGGGCTTATTTGGCTTACTGGTCATGATTGGATACAAATACAGATTTAGCATGTTTGCATTCGCCGTGCTGTGGTCTGGCACTTATCTCATGCAAAAGTCCTCGTACAACAATCATTATTACTTACTAATGCTGTTAAGTACCATTATGATTTTTCTGCCTGCAAATCGCTATGCTTCTCTAGATGCCAAACAAAACCCTGATTTAAAGCGTTACTCCATGCCATTATGGTGCAAGCAGATTTTTGTTTTACAGCTCTTAATCGTCTACACCTACGCCTCTGTGGCTAAATTGTATCCCGATTGGTTAGACACCTCGGTGATTGCCTTAATGATGAAATCTAAGTCACATTTTGTTTTGGTAGGCGATATTCTGCAAGAAAAGTGGTTGCACTATGCTTTGGCCTACGGCGGAATTCTTTTCGACGGATTGATTATTCCGTTGTTACTTTTTAAACCGACAAGGAAATATGCTCTTATAGTTTCTATTTTCTTTCACCTTTTTAATTCGTTTATATTCCATATTGGTATTTTCCCGTATTTATCCTTGGCTTTTTCGTTGTTCTTTTTTGAACCTAAAACCATACAAAGGCTATTCTTAAAAAAGAAACCGTTTTACGACGCTGAAGACATTAAAGTGCCCAAATACAAACCATTACTTCTTGGTGTATTTGGCCTGTATTTTATAGTACAAATACTCTTGCCTTTACGACATCATATCATAGAAGACAATGTACTTTGGACCGAAGAGGGGCATCGGCTTTCATGGCGTATGATGCTTAGAACACGCTATGGAAAGGCAACCTTCAAAATCAAGGACAAAGAAACGGGAGTTAGTAAGGTAATAGATTTAAACAACTATTTAACCAAAAAGCAAAAACATCAAGTTAGTTCTAAACCCGATTTTATGTGGCAATTTTCAAAGTATCTTAAAAATAAATTTCAGGAAGAAGGTCAAGATATTTCCGTATTTATTACTTGTAAAGTTAGTATTAACGGAAAGCCTGCCCAGCAATTTATAAATCCTAATGTGGACATAGCCAGTTTAGATTGGGAGCCCTTTAAACATGGCCGTTGGATTTTACCTTCAAAACTGGATTAA
- the serS gene encoding serine--tRNA ligase: MLQVPFIREHKDLVIERLAKRNIDANEDINQVLTLDEERRALQTKLDNALAEGNKLSKEIGGLFKSGDIEKANLLKAKTSQLKIDSKELTEELNNKADALSQLLYKIPNIPNDIVPAGNTEDDNEEVFREGDIPVLEDGALPHWELAKKYDIIDFELGNKITGAGFPVYKGKGARLQRALISYFLDKNTEAGYTEFQLPHLVNEASGLGTGQLPDKEGQMYHVTGDNLYLIPTAEVPGTNIFRNTVLNEADLPVAITGYTPCFRREAGSYGAHVRGLNRLHQFDKVEIIRVEHPTKSYEALDSMVAHVKTILQELKLPYRILRLCGGDLGFTSALTYDFEVFSTAQDRWLEISSVSNFETFQANRLKLRFKNSNGKNELAHTLNGSSLALPRVLAGILENYQTKDGVLVPEVLQPYTGFKIID; encoded by the coding sequence ATGTTACAAGTACCTTTTATTAGAGAACATAAAGATTTGGTAATAGAACGCTTAGCAAAACGAAATATAGATGCTAATGAAGATATCAACCAAGTTCTTACTTTAGATGAAGAACGACGAGCGCTTCAAACTAAATTAGACAATGCTTTAGCAGAAGGTAATAAACTGTCTAAAGAAATTGGTGGCTTGTTCAAATCTGGCGACATTGAAAAAGCTAATCTTTTAAAAGCTAAAACGAGTCAGTTAAAAATTGATTCCAAAGAATTAACCGAAGAATTAAACAACAAGGCCGATGCTTTAAGTCAGCTTTTGTATAAAATCCCCAATATTCCTAACGATATTGTCCCAGCAGGGAATACCGAAGATGACAACGAGGAAGTCTTTAGAGAAGGTGATATTCCTGTGTTGGAAGATGGTGCCCTGCCACATTGGGAGCTTGCCAAAAAATACGACATTATAGATTTTGAACTTGGCAACAAAATTACTGGTGCTGGATTTCCGGTTTATAAAGGTAAAGGGGCAAGACTACAACGTGCTTTAATTAGTTATTTTCTAGATAAAAATACAGAAGCGGGTTATACCGAATTCCAATTACCGCATTTGGTGAACGAAGCCTCTGGATTGGGGACCGGTCAGCTGCCAGACAAAGAAGGCCAAATGTACCATGTTACTGGAGACAATTTGTATTTAATACCAACGGCAGAGGTTCCCGGAACAAATATTTTTAGAAATACTGTTCTCAACGAAGCCGATTTACCAGTTGCTATAACTGGGTATACACCCTGTTTTAGAAGAGAAGCTGGTAGTTACGGGGCACATGTAAGAGGCCTTAACAGGTTACACCAATTCGATAAGGTAGAAATTATTAGAGTAGAACACCCAACGAAATCTTATGAGGCTCTGGATAGCATGGTTGCCCATGTTAAAACCATTCTTCAAGAATTAAAATTACCTTATAGAATTTTAAGACTCTGTGGTGGTGATTTGGGCTTTACTTCAGCTTTGACTTACGATTTCGAAGTGTTTTCTACTGCGCAGGACAGATGGCTGGAAATTTCATCGGTATCTAACTTTGAAACCTTTCAAGCTAATCGCTTAAAACTTCGTTTTAAAAACAGTAACGGTAAGAACGAATTGGCTCATACTCTTAATGGTAGCTCTCTAGCATTGCCAAGAGTACTTGCCGGAATTTTAGAAAACTATCAGACAAAAGATGGTGTTTTGGTTCCAGAAGTATTACAACCTTACACTGGTTTTAAAATAATAGATTAG
- a CDS encoding bifunctional riboflavin kinase/FAD synthetase: MSRVKDISAYKSLKPTVVTIGTFDGVHIGHKKIITRLVNTGKQEDLKSVILTFFPHPRMVLQKDSNIKLINTIAERRAILESLGLDYLLIKEFTQEFSRLTAKAFVQDLLVDKLNAKKVIIGYDHRFGRNRNADIEDLKRYGEIFDFEVEEISAQDIDDVAVSSTKIRKALDEGDIEKANAYLGYSFMLNGTVTKGKGLGRQIDYPTANIQIEEDYKLIPKQGAYIVQSNIDGVIVYGMMNIGTNPTVNGDRQTIEVHFFDFNKDIYNKPLEIELLKRLRDEQKFDSLDVLKAQLKKDKETAFAFIENRRD; encoded by the coding sequence ATGAGTAGGGTAAAGGATATTTCAGCTTACAAATCTTTAAAACCAACTGTGGTAACCATTGGTACTTTTGATGGCGTTCATATTGGTCATAAAAAAATAATAACACGTTTAGTAAATACAGGGAAGCAAGAAGATTTAAAATCTGTGATACTAACGTTTTTCCCACACCCCAGAATGGTGCTTCAAAAAGATTCTAATATTAAATTAATAAACACGATTGCTGAAAGGCGTGCGATTTTAGAATCTTTAGGACTGGATTATTTACTCATAAAAGAATTTACCCAAGAGTTTTCTAGACTAACTGCTAAAGCGTTTGTTCAAGATTTATTGGTAGATAAATTGAATGCCAAAAAAGTGATTATTGGTTATGACCATAGATTTGGACGCAATAGGAATGCCGATATTGAAGATTTAAAACGTTATGGGGAAATCTTTGATTTTGAAGTTGAAGAAATATCTGCTCAAGATATTGATGATGTTGCCGTAAGCTCCACTAAAATTAGAAAAGCTCTTGACGAGGGTGATATCGAAAAGGCTAATGCGTATTTAGGGTATTCTTTTATGCTAAATGGTACAGTTACCAAAGGTAAAGGACTAGGTAGACAAATAGATTACCCTACCGCAAATATTCAAATTGAGGAGGATTACAAACTAATTCCAAAACAAGGGGCCTACATCGTTCAGAGTAATATCGATGGTGTTATTGTTTATGGGATGATGAATATAGGAACCAATCCAACTGTAAATGGCGATAGACAAACCATTGAAGTTCATTTTTTCGATTTCAACAAAGATATTTATAACAAACCCCTCGAAATTGAACTTTTAAAACGCCTTAGAGACGAACAGAAATTCGACTCTCTGGATGTCTTAAAAGCACAATTAAAAAAAGACAAAGAAACCGCTTTTGCTTTCATAGAAAATCGTCGTGATTAA
- a CDS encoding GNAT family N-acetyltransferase, producing the protein MTITELESVTDDVINAFENLIPQLSSSSPLPSKEDLETIVNSDTTKLFVAKEGNDIVGTLTLVFNKIPTGEKAWIEDVVVSGSVRGKGVGKRLTQFAIDYALDKGITKIDLTSSPERIAANKLYQKLGFKKRVTNVYRYFINT; encoded by the coding sequence ATGACTATAACAGAATTAGAAAGTGTAACCGATGACGTTATAAATGCTTTTGAAAATTTAATTCCTCAGCTGTCTTCATCTAGTCCATTACCCTCAAAGGAGGATCTAGAAACCATTGTTAATTCTGATACTACTAAACTATTTGTAGCTAAAGAAGGTAATGACATTGTTGGTACCTTGACCTTAGTTTTCAATAAAATCCCAACCGGAGAAAAGGCTTGGATAGAAGATGTTGTGGTTAGCGGAAGTGTTAGAGGTAAAGGCGTCGGTAAACGTTTAACACAATTTGCAATAGATTATGCTCTAGACAAAGGCATAACAAAAATAGATTTAACCTCAAGCCCAGAACGGATTGCCGCTAACAAACTATATCAAAAACTAGGCTTTAAAAAAAGGGTTACCAACGTATACAGGTATTTCATTAATACATAA
- a CDS encoding 50S ribosomal protein L25/general stress protein Ctc, translated as MKSITINGSQRESVGKKATKALRNAGQVPCVLYGGDNPVHFSAPELAFSKLVYTPNAHTVVITLDNGDTFNAVLQDIQFHPVTDRILHVDFYQLFEDKEIALTIPVNLVGNSRGVKNGGVLRRNNRKLRVKALPANLPDFIEVDITPLKIGGKVYVGDLPSDDYKFMHPDNTVVCQVRTSRTAVADEDEEEEATAEGAEAPAAEAAQE; from the coding sequence ATGAAATCGATTACAATCAACGGATCTCAAAGAGAAAGCGTGGGCAAGAAAGCAACAAAGGCCTTACGTAATGCTGGACAGGTTCCTTGCGTATTATACGGAGGGGATAATCCAGTGCATTTCTCAGCACCTGAATTAGCCTTTTCTAAACTGGTTTATACGCCTAATGCGCATACAGTTGTAATTACTTTAGATAATGGTGATACATTCAATGCTGTATTGCAAGACATTCAGTTTCACCCTGTAACTGATAGAATATTACATGTAGATTTCTACCAATTGTTCGAGGACAAAGAAATTGCATTAACTATCCCTGTTAACCTTGTTGGTAACTCCAGAGGTGTTAAAAATGGTGGTGTATTAAGAAGAAACAACCGTAAACTACGTGTTAAAGCACTTCCTGCTAACTTACCTGATTTTATCGAGGTTGATATTACACCTCTTAAAATTGGTGGAAAAGTATATGTTGGTGATTTACCAAGCGATGATTACAAATTCATGCACCCAGACAACACCGTTGTTTGTCAAGTAAGAACGTCTAGAACTGCAGTTGCCGATGAAGATGAAGAGGAAGAAGCTACTGCTGAAGGAGCAGAAGCTCCAGCTGCTGAAGCTGCTCAAGAATAA
- the pth gene encoding aminoacyl-tRNA hydrolase: MKKFLIVGLGNIGAKYENTRHNIGFKVLDHFAKKEDLTFETLKLGDLTTFKLKGRTFIFLKPSTYMNLSGKAVLYWLTKEKIPLENLLVITDDLNLPFGSIRLKTKGSDGGHNGLKDIQDKLNTTKYNRFRFGISDAFSKGRQVDYVLGDWNDEEIAKLDERLEQSCELIKSFALSGVSNTMNSFNGK, translated from the coding sequence ATGAAAAAATTTTTAATAGTTGGCCTTGGCAATATTGGTGCTAAATATGAAAACACCAGGCACAACATTGGTTTTAAAGTTTTGGATCATTTTGCAAAAAAAGAAGACCTTACATTCGAAACCTTAAAACTAGGAGACCTCACAACATTTAAATTAAAAGGAAGAACATTCATTTTCCTTAAACCAAGCACCTATATGAATTTAAGCGGTAAAGCTGTTTTATATTGGCTTACTAAGGAAAAAATACCTTTAGAAAATTTACTTGTCATTACAGATGACTTAAACTTACCTTTCGGGAGCATTAGGCTTAAAACTAAAGGTAGTGATGGTGGTCATAATGGTTTAAAAGATATACAGGACAAACTTAACACCACTAAATACAACCGCTTTAGGTTTGGTATTAGCGATGCTTTTAGCAAAGGAAGACAAGTAGATTATGTACTTGGAGACTGGAATGATGAAGAAATTGCTAAGCTAGACGAAAGACTAGAACAATCCTGCGAACTCATAAAATCTTTTGCTTTATCTGGTGTCAGCAATACTATGAATAGTTTTAATGGGAAGTAA